The sequence TTGGATATCACCCTAAGACATTAGCTAATTGGGCAGCTCAAGGCAAAATAGTTTGTTATAGTACAATGTAGAAAATCAGATATTGATTCCTATGGCACGTAAAAGCATAACGTCAATTGAATATGCTTGAATCAAGGTTTTAAGGTGACTTCATGCTTAATTTTCAACCATCTTTTTGGTCGGTTCCTGATTTTTCGGTGGCGGCTTTTATCGCTCCCAATGCTACGGTCATCGGCAATGTCTCCCTAAGTACAGGGGTGAGCATTTGGTACGGCGCTGTAGTACGAGCTGACGTGGAAGTAATTAAGATTGGGGCTTATACTAATATTCAAGACGGCGCTATTCTACACACCGATCCGGGTAAACCAACAATTTTAGGAGAGTATGTTACAGTCGGTCACCGTGCTGTCATTCACGCGGCTCAGGTTGAGGTAGGTTGTTTAATTGGGATTGGGGCGGTTGTTTTAGATGGGGTGAGGGTTGGAGCGGGAAGTATTGTAGGCGCAGGGGCGATCGTCACTAAAGATGTTCCTCCTCGTTCTTTGGTAGTGGGTATTCCGGGTAAAGTGGTGCGATCGCTCACCGCAGCAGAAGGGTCAGAATTATTAGAACACGCCCAAAAATACGCCAAATTAGCCTTAGTACACGCCGGAAAGGATACGGATCTAGGCTTTTTCTGAAAATTTTAGCTCAAGTCTTGCTGATTAGCGCAAAAATGTGAAAAAATGAAAGAAGTTCAAAAACCTTAATATAATCAAACCACTCTAACTTGAAGAGGAGATATAACAATGGACTGGCGCGTTATTTTAGTACTCTC is a genomic window of Gloeocapsa sp. PCC 73106 containing:
- a CDS encoding gamma carbonic anhydrase family protein, whose amino-acid sequence is MLNFQPSFWSVPDFSVAAFIAPNATVIGNVSLSTGVSIWYGAVVRADVEVIKIGAYTNIQDGAILHTDPGKPTILGEYVTVGHRAVIHAAQVEVGCLIGIGAVVLDGVRVGAGSIVGAGAIVTKDVPPRSLVVGIPGKVVRSLTAAEGSELLEHAQKYAKLALVHAGKDTDLGFF